Within the Paenibacillus sp. AN1007 genome, the region TAATACATCTCGTATCATTCTGTTTGATGAAGCATTTTCCAAGATGGATGGCGAGCGAATTGTGCGTAGTGTTGAATTGTTACGTGAGTTTAACTTTCAAGTGGTACTTTCAGCACCACCTGATAAAATTGGGGATATTGCCACTCTTGTAGATAGGAATTTATGCGTTTTACGTGTAGGAAAGCAGGCATGCGTGCGTAGTTTCGACCCTAGGAAGTTGGAGGAGCTTGAATATGAGTGAAGGATTTAAGCGCCAATTAGTTTCAGCTTTACTTGATAAATATGAGCGTAGTAGTTTTTTTTACGCGGAAAAACGTCCGACACGTCGAATTATGCTGAAATTATATGATGGAGGACAAACAGAGTTCCCACAGTATGATATAGAGCAATATGAAAAGCGCAGTATGATAAATTTTGCAGTACAGGCCTTGTATGAGGCGCAGCTCTTATCATATCGATGGATGAAGGGTGAAGAAAGTCATATCATAGCAGAGGTATGGCTGAATTTTGAGAATATCTCATCTGCGTACTCCTTGATTGGGCGGCAACCAAAGGGCGATGTGGTGGATGAGGTTTGTTTAGAACTGTTGAATTCAATAGATAAAGTTCGTAGCGGATGGGCAAAACAGTTTCTGAGCGATGCATATGACATCATTTCTAGAAAACGCTCTATTGGAAATAGATTACCAGTAGATAGAAGCGAGCGTAGTGATCTCCTTCGTGCAATATGTTTTATTGATCAAATGGGTGAGTTAGAAATGCTTGAACGTGTATTTTCGCTTCAATGTTTCGGGGATTCAAAGAGATTCGAGAAGGCGATAAGAGCACGGCTGCTTGGCATATTGTACAAATATCTAGATTATCAAGATGATAATACTGATGAGGAAATTCTTAGACAAGTAGGTATTACGAAGTATCCAGAACAATTGGAGTTTTGTGGGCAAGTAACCATGTCATTTGATAGCGGAACCATTGACTTTTCACATTTGATTTTTGGGGGCGTTGTGAACTCGAAAGATTTCCAACGAGGTCAGTTAAGATTATCTCCAACAATAGAACGTGTGATCTCAATAGAAAATAGGGCAAACTATATTGAGTATATCTATAAGCAAAAAAAGGACCATGAATTAGTTGTGTTCCACGGAGGGCAATTTAGCCCTGCTAAGCGGAAATTTTTAATGGCTGTTGCTGCATCCATACCTACGAATAGCCATTGGTATCATTGGGGGGATATCGACTTTGGTGGATTTTCTATGCTGGCAAGACTAAGACGGGAAATTAAGAACGATGTTATTCCGTACCGCATGGAAAAATCGGAATTGATAAGATATTCTTTGTTAACAGCATCACTACAGCCGAAATATATTGAAAAGCTATGTGGCTTGAAGCGGCATAGCGAGCTTGTCGATTGTTTACCCTGCATTGACCATATGATAGAAAATCGTGTCAAACTGGAACAGGAAGCTATGTTGACCGATCTTATTTAATAATTCAATTACCCGGTTTCGGAAGTTAATCTCTACTGGTCTGAATAATCAGCCAGCTTTATAAATAAAGCCGTTGGAATAATCAGAATTGCCACGTTCGTAGCTTCATAAACACGTTTACCACAGCAAGATGAGCGGACATTTGGTGTTTGAGGCATGGTTTAACTTTAATTTCGACTCAATTTCACCAAAAACGAAAAAATACTAGCGCATTTCCCGCTAAATCCTCATCCTACCTCATCCCTTGAGTTACAATCTTTCTGAGGTGACCTTATCATGAGGGATAATATGTCAAACTTGATCGAAGATTTGTTTCACGGAAACCTAAGATTGGACGAGTCGATTCATCCTGATCAAGCTGAGTATCGAGAGATTAATAGTCAAATATCGGACCTCATGCAAGGCTACAAAACAAAGCTTACCAAGAGCGAATACGATGATTTGGAACAACTGGTAGACCTGATCGAACAGTCCACGTCCATGTATGTGGAAGCAGCGTTTGAGCAAGGTTTTCGTACAGGCGGTAAACTCATCATTGAGGTTTTATGCAAACCGTAATTATCTATTCAATCTATCCATCCATAAGTTAGCAGGGTATGCCCAGCAACTCAAAAATCCCCTTCACCAACACCAGCATCCAGCTGGCATGGAGAAGGGATTTTACGTTTATCCGTTTCTTTTATTTCACATGTGCACTCAACACACATGTTTAACTCTAACTCCAAACTACGCTACATCCTACCGCGCTCCAATATTTTTCCCCGCTGGCGTACCTGACCCAATCAGATCACTGCCACCTGCAAGCTTTAGGAAATTACCCAGTACCGGCGTTCCATCTGCGGCGCGGGTTACCGAAGGTACGAGGGAGACAAAGTCGGCTGCGCTGGCGAGCAGGCCTTTGTCGTTGACGCTTTTTTTGTTTTTCCACCAGACGTTGGTGCTGCTGACATCGGTCCCGCTGGTTTTGTCGCTGGCGCCGCCTTGGAAGGACAGGTTGTTGGTGAAGATGTGGGTACCTTTGTCAAAAGCAAAGTTGCTTTGCCCATTGTTCCATGAGGTGTTGTTAGTCATCTGTATCGAACCCGGATTGCTGTTATAGGTAAAGCCATGTTTTTTGTTATTAAACGCAATGTTGTTCTCGACAATATGATTTACGGCAATTTTCTCGCCGCCCAGCTTAAAGCCGTTACCATCACTGTTCGAAGTGGATGTTCCGTCTGCGGTGGCGCCGTTACCGTATGCGATACTGTTGCGGATCGTCACTGCACCGATAGCGCCTGTGTCTGTTTTGCTATAGAGATCCCAGCCATCGTCTACGTTATAAGCGGCAATACAGCCGTCAAAGACGTTCCCCGGACCGACCGTCAGCTTGGCGGCAAAACCGTCCGCATCCTCGCCGTCATCCGGGTCGTAGTTGTTGTGGGAGTAAGAACGAATGACTTCGTTATACGAAGGCCATTCACTCTTGGCAGCCGTTGAAGCATAACGCCCGATCTGAATACCTGTATCCCGGTTATGATGGGCTTCGATCTGCTCCAGACGGTTGTAGCTGCCACCGATGAAGATGCCGTTATCGCCAGCACCTTTGACTTCGAGTCCTTTTACGAACCAGTAATCTCCGAACATTTGCAATCCCCGATTCGTGGAAGCAAAGGTTTGAGCCGAGAAATCGAAAACAGGTTTTTCCGATCCGTAGGCAACCAGATTTTTACGTTGTGAAGAGGTGCCGCTGTTGCCGCGTTCAATGGTAATCGTTTGCGAGAAGCTGTAGGTTCCGCCGCGTAGATAGATCGTTTTGCCAGGGGCGATCTGGGTCAGAGCGTTAGCGAGTGACGTTGGACTATTGATCGTTCCCGGATTGCTGGCAGAACCGTTAGGAGACACATACAAATCGCCCGCAGCCAGCGTAAGATTGGAACTGTTCACCACTGACTCTGATTCTGAGGTATTAGGCAATCCACCTTCCAAAAGTTCTGCGGCACCCACCGAACCACCGCTTAGCAGTAATAGAGGGAACGCAGCACTGAGACAGATGTTAGTCATTTTGGATTTCAGGGAACGCTGGGATCGTGCAGATGCATGAGTAGATGTGGAAGGGAATAATTTCATGATGCAAGCCTCCTTGGTTAATTGGGATAAAATATCGAGCTGGCGGGTAACCGGGTATGGACTGAACAGAGCAGAACAGAACAAGCAGAACAAAGCAGAACAGAACAGAGAGTACCTTCAATGAAATCACAATATGATACGT harbors:
- a CDS encoding Wadjet anti-phage system protein JetD domain-containing protein encodes the protein MSEGFKRQLVSALLDKYERSSFFYAEKRPTRRIMLKLYDGGQTEFPQYDIEQYEKRSMINFAVQALYEAQLLSYRWMKGEESHIIAEVWLNFENISSAYSLIGRQPKGDVVDEVCLELLNSIDKVRSGWAKQFLSDAYDIISRKRSIGNRLPVDRSERSDLLRAICFIDQMGELEMLERVFSLQCFGDSKRFEKAIRARLLGILYKYLDYQDDNTDEEILRQVGITKYPEQLEFCGQVTMSFDSGTIDFSHLIFGGVVNSKDFQRGQLRLSPTIERVISIENRANYIEYIYKQKKDHELVVFHGGQFSPAKRKFLMAVAASIPTNSHWYHWGDIDFGGFSMLARLRREIKNDVIPYRMEKSELIRYSLLTASLQPKYIEKLCGLKRHSELVDCLPCIDHMIENRVKLEQEAMLTDLI
- a CDS encoding DUF6809 family protein, with product MRDNMSNLIEDLFHGNLRLDESIHPDQAEYREINSQISDLMQGYKTKLTKSEYDDLEQLVDLIEQSTSMYVEAAFEQGFRTGGKLIIEVLCKP
- a CDS encoding right-handed parallel beta-helix repeat-containing protein encodes the protein MKLFPSTSTHASARSQRSLKSKMTNICLSAAFPLLLLSGGSVGAAELLEGGLPNTSESESVVNSSNLTLAAGDLYVSPNGSASNPGTINSPTSLANALTQIAPGKTIYLRGGTYSFSQTITIERGNSGTSSQRKNLVAYGSEKPVFDFSAQTFASTNRGLQMFGDYWFVKGLEVKGAGDNGIFIGGSYNRLEQIEAHHNRDTGIQIGRYASTAAKSEWPSYNEVIRSYSHNNYDPDDGEDADGFAAKLTVGPGNVFDGCIAAYNVDDGWDLYSKTDTGAIGAVTIRNSIAYGNGATADGTSTSNSDGNGFKLGGEKIAVNHIVENNIAFNNKKHGFTYNSNPGSIQMTNNTSWNNGQSNFAFDKGTHIFTNNLSFQGGASDKTSGTDVSSTNVWWKNKKSVNDKGLLASAADFVSLVPSVTRAADGTPVLGNFLKLAGGSDLIGSGTPAGKNIGAR